In one Corallococcus silvisoli genomic region, the following are encoded:
- a CDS encoding tetratricopeptide repeat protein, whose amino-acid sequence MRTFRRGLTALALVAGLTGCPRPSSVVAPHVLESAAERAGRGDAEARTLAFAGFHAYLVTGDAKLAQERFDAAVKQDPGDPYALEGQALLARRNGQSDRALAASLEVVKRAPRHPVAAIAARYVLDRVGTSRAEDDTILKGVDAGLAAGAQGETAYLLRAARLAVASLRADAASQAQTLKDLGGASEATLVGPFSPFHVLSIDEALAPEKDGAFTGPFTGAFGPLAVRTLRAPDGRLDLGGEPGHGDMYALGIDAEVAQAGVYVLRTVSQTSHRVMMDGAPVLERRDWARTASTVSVRALELPAGKHRFVVKMSRDNTQGGLTFALLKADGSAAQVRLTAATGPAPRWSASAPGEAEAPALYPGVEDLAQALQGEAGETLATFLAVRDGLARDPDGAKRLMSKLEATTPALLTLRAEQAAQDRGIPSKVARGRATRDLEAALAKDPGNVSALLLRANLFLDDGQPATALDTLKTARDAVKPAGFPVHLLLARAALALDVDAQAEVALASALEAQPGLCEALGLQYSLARRRDAVARTDDLVKAQEGCPGADARRVDHLRTRGDLEGAAKGYQQLLTQDPDNLTTAASLSATYVSLRRYDDAANVLQSLATVWPRNSEILKRLADVREYAGQGAEALKLREQALKLDGSDLSLRRAVERAKSGRELLAAYAIDGKEALKAYEAAPVTGGSSAAYVLDAAAVQAFPDGSLVNRIHTIQKALEQSGVQEIAEVNLPRGAQVLALRTLKSDGRVLEPENFEGKDTVSLPGVQVGDSVEVEYLLAENDRGPAQPGFTASAFYFQIANQPNAWSTYTVVAPKGSGMKVDAHGMKAPPPEVKGDVEVFHYDARRVPPFIPEPDAPPSGNEYLPFVMVGAGETGNDGLARVYGDAFQDRWLLTSEVEDFARQATQGKKGLEAVKALHAAVMKRFSGRDASLAQSAASTVAQDRGSRLTVMKAGLESLGIPSRIAAVRTFNTDPATYLFPADALLPYAALRVEVPGEQPVWLDTSVRFGPFGELPEAAMGEREAYLLPEPGKALQKVKTPPLKPRAGKDVKLTLELTAEGKLSGQGEETYSGFEAAQIADAFEQLSAESRNQALQGAVARYFGGAELSSVKLEHLEEVGAPFVLRYAFTVPRFGRVEGDSRMALGPLTFPALLGRRYVQLSTRTTPLYIDDTESTRTQVALTLPQGWKLSDPQASLKVDSEFGRFTRAEKQDGRTLSIAESILLPRARITPAEYEKFSGFAGDVDLLQVRELFLVKQ is encoded by the coding sequence ATGCGCACCTTTCGTCGCGGCCTGACCGCGCTCGCCCTCGTCGCTGGCCTCACCGGCTGCCCCCGGCCGTCCTCCGTCGTCGCGCCCCACGTGCTCGAATCCGCCGCCGAGCGCGCCGGACGGGGCGACGCGGAGGCGCGCACGCTCGCGTTCGCGGGCTTCCACGCGTACCTCGTCACGGGGGACGCGAAGCTGGCGCAGGAGCGCTTCGACGCCGCCGTGAAGCAGGACCCGGGCGACCCGTACGCCCTGGAGGGGCAGGCGCTGCTCGCGCGGCGCAACGGCCAGTCGGACCGCGCGCTCGCGGCGTCGCTGGAGGTGGTGAAGCGCGCCCCGCGCCACCCGGTGGCCGCCATCGCCGCCCGCTATGTGTTGGACCGGGTGGGCACGTCGCGCGCGGAGGACGACACCATCCTGAAGGGCGTGGACGCGGGGCTCGCCGCCGGCGCCCAGGGAGAGACGGCCTACCTGTTGCGCGCCGCGCGCCTGGCGGTGGCGAGCCTGCGCGCGGACGCGGCCAGCCAGGCCCAGACGCTGAAGGACCTGGGCGGCGCGAGCGAGGCCACGCTGGTGGGCCCCTTCTCTCCCTTCCACGTGCTGTCCATCGACGAGGCGCTCGCGCCGGAGAAGGACGGGGCGTTCACGGGGCCCTTCACCGGGGCGTTCGGCCCGCTCGCGGTGCGCACGCTGCGCGCGCCGGACGGCCGGCTGGACCTGGGCGGCGAGCCCGGCCACGGGGACATGTACGCGCTGGGCATCGACGCGGAGGTGGCGCAGGCCGGCGTGTACGTGCTGCGCACGGTGAGCCAGACGTCGCACCGTGTGATGATGGACGGCGCCCCCGTGCTGGAGCGCCGCGACTGGGCCCGCACCGCGTCCACGGTGAGCGTGCGGGCGCTGGAGCTTCCCGCCGGCAAGCACCGCTTCGTGGTGAAGATGTCCCGGGACAACACCCAGGGCGGCCTCACCTTCGCGCTGCTCAAGGCGGACGGGAGCGCGGCCCAGGTGCGCCTCACCGCCGCCACCGGGCCCGCGCCGCGCTGGAGCGCATCGGCCCCTGGCGAGGCGGAGGCCCCCGCCCTGTACCCGGGCGTGGAGGACCTGGCGCAGGCGCTCCAGGGCGAGGCCGGCGAGACGCTGGCCACGTTCCTCGCGGTGCGCGACGGACTGGCGCGCGACCCGGACGGCGCGAAGCGGCTGATGTCGAAGCTGGAGGCGACGACGCCCGCGCTGCTCACCCTGCGCGCGGAGCAGGCCGCGCAGGACCGCGGCATCCCGTCCAAGGTGGCGCGCGGCCGGGCCACGCGCGACCTGGAGGCGGCGCTGGCGAAGGACCCGGGGAACGTGAGCGCGCTGCTCCTGCGCGCGAACCTCTTCCTGGATGACGGCCAGCCGGCCACCGCGCTGGACACGCTGAAGACGGCGCGCGACGCGGTGAAGCCCGCGGGCTTCCCGGTGCACCTGCTGCTGGCCCGCGCGGCGCTGGCGCTGGACGTGGACGCGCAGGCGGAGGTGGCCCTGGCGTCGGCGCTGGAGGCCCAGCCGGGGCTGTGCGAGGCGCTGGGGCTCCAGTACTCGCTGGCGCGCAGGCGCGACGCGGTGGCGCGCACCGACGACCTGGTGAAGGCCCAGGAGGGCTGCCCCGGCGCGGACGCGCGCAGGGTGGACCACCTGCGCACGCGCGGGGACCTGGAGGGCGCGGCGAAGGGCTACCAGCAGCTGCTGACCCAGGACCCGGACAACCTCACCACCGCCGCGTCGCTGTCCGCCACCTACGTGAGCCTGCGCCGCTACGACGACGCGGCGAACGTGCTCCAGTCGCTCGCCACGGTGTGGCCGCGCAACTCGGAGATCCTCAAGCGGCTGGCGGACGTGCGCGAGTACGCGGGCCAGGGCGCGGAGGCGCTCAAGCTGCGTGAACAGGCGCTCAAGCTGGACGGCAGCGACCTGTCGCTGCGCCGCGCGGTGGAGCGCGCGAAGTCGGGCAGGGAGCTGCTGGCCGCGTACGCCATCGACGGGAAGGAGGCGCTGAAGGCCTACGAGGCGGCGCCCGTCACCGGCGGCAGCTCCGCGGCGTACGTGCTGGACGCGGCGGCGGTGCAGGCGTTCCCGGACGGGTCGCTCGTCAACCGCATCCACACCATCCAGAAGGCGCTGGAGCAGTCGGGCGTGCAGGAGATCGCGGAGGTGAACCTCCCGCGCGGCGCCCAGGTGCTGGCCCTGCGCACGCTCAAGTCCGACGGCCGCGTGCTGGAGCCGGAGAACTTCGAGGGCAAGGACACCGTCAGCCTCCCCGGCGTGCAGGTGGGCGACTCCGTGGAGGTGGAGTACCTGCTGGCGGAGAACGACCGCGGCCCCGCGCAGCCGGGCTTCACCGCGTCCGCCTTCTACTTTCAGATCGCCAACCAGCCGAACGCGTGGAGCACGTACACCGTCGTCGCGCCCAAGGGCAGCGGCATGAAGGTGGACGCGCACGGCATGAAGGCGCCGCCGCCGGAGGTGAAGGGCGACGTGGAGGTGTTCCACTACGACGCGCGCCGCGTGCCGCCGTTCATCCCGGAGCCGGACGCGCCGCCGTCCGGCAATGAGTACCTGCCCTTCGTGATGGTGGGCGCGGGAGAGACGGGCAACGACGGGCTGGCGCGCGTGTACGGCGACGCGTTCCAGGACCGGTGGCTGCTCACCTCGGAGGTGGAGGACTTCGCGCGACAGGCCACGCAGGGCAAGAAGGGCCTGGAGGCGGTGAAGGCGCTGCACGCCGCGGTGATGAAGCGCTTCTCTGGGCGGGACGCGAGCCTGGCGCAGTCCGCCGCCTCCACCGTGGCGCAGGACCGGGGCAGCCGGCTCACCGTGATGAAGGCGGGCCTGGAGTCCCTGGGCATCCCGTCGCGCATCGCCGCGGTGCGCACCTTCAACACCGACCCCGCGACGTACCTCTTCCCCGCGGACGCGCTGCTGCCCTACGCGGCGCTGCGCGTGGAGGTGCCGGGAGAGCAGCCGGTGTGGCTGGACACGTCCGTGCGCTTCGGCCCCTTCGGCGAGCTGCCCGAGGCGGCCATGGGCGAGCGCGAGGCGTACCTGCTGCCGGAGCCCGGCAAGGCGCTGCAGAAGGTGAAGACGCCGCCGCTCAAGCCGCGCGCGGGCAAGGACGTGAAGCTCACCCTGGAGCTCACCGCCGAGGGCAAGCTCAGCGGCCAGGGCGAGGAGACCTACTCCGGCTTCGAGGCCGCGCAGATCGCCGACGCCTTCGAGCAGCTCTCCGCGGAGAGCCGCAACCAGGCGCTCCAGGGCGCGGTGGCGCGCTACTTCGGCGGCGCGGAGCTCAGCTCCGTGAAGCTGGAGCACCTGGAGGAGGTCGGCGCGCCCTTCGTGCTGCGCTACGCGTTCACCGTGCCGCGCTTCGGGCGCGTGGAGGGCGACAGCCGCATGGCGCTGGGCCCCCTCACCTTCCCCGCGCTCCTGGGCCGGCGCTACGTGCAGCTGTCCACCCGCACCACGCCGCTCTACATCGACGACACGGAGTCCACCCGCACGCAGGTCGCCCTCACGCTGCCCCAGGGCTGGAAGCTCAGCGACCCGCAGGCCAGCCTGAAGGTGGACAGCGAGTTCGGCCGCTTCACCCGCGCGGAGAAGCAGGACGGCCGCACGCTCTCCATCGCGGAGTCCATCCTGCTGCCCCGCGCCCGCATCACCCCGGCGGAGTACGAGAAGTTCTCCGGCTTCGCGGGTGACGTGGACCTGCTCCAGGTGCGCGAGCTGTTCCTCGTGAAGCAGTAG
- a CDS encoding serine/threonine-protein kinase, producing MSSIEPTAISRPRTPDLISGYRLEKLVGAGGMGEVHKATQLSLGRTVAVKLLNPELAKDPSFIARFQKEAAALAALSHPHVVAIVDKGKTDSTYYLVMEFVDGPSLRELMRSPQLDTPLLLRRMLEICRAIEYAHGRGVIHRDLKPENILLDQQAGGIAKVSDFGLASFLDDATVASRYALTSTHVSMGTISYMAPEQRVDAKSADARADIFSLGVILYETFAGEVPLGTFDPPSRKRPGLDPRVDAIVMRCLKPDPDDRYPSVSALIADLEPLVPGSLLSMPPLRMTRMQRVKHAVRRAARVVAQTAALLVVLAALGVLGVAWHRSGQVHTQVMPGAAIMGKLGADAPRNGPGRLEDVTPDKRRVTMGEGPDSPQFLVAGRRLSFENKALVFPPRDDWAGSEDDRSQSENKTNLRVGRARVDVMGLVGGVARLSARVRAEAPPPTWVRRLKEVLEGPPPDPVAAILLTGREGRFVALVHHGAGAPLALEWALGERRGTMLGLPSPAGEARLELFVTEDGVMQAFVGQGKDQRPIAEPLDLGPDWQGQFGEPPAPAVGCIEGTCSFEGFTYTVDRPVPVAEAPSTPMVVAPQQQPARTVASNTVPAKAVVPKKVTPPPPPPKRQPVKAAPAKSTKRR from the coding sequence ATGTCCTCGATTGAGCCCACCGCCATCAGCCGTCCCCGGACTCCGGATCTCATCAGCGGCTACCGCCTGGAGAAGCTCGTCGGCGCGGGCGGCATGGGAGAGGTCCACAAGGCCACCCAGCTGTCGCTCGGCCGCACCGTCGCGGTGAAGCTGCTCAACCCGGAGCTGGCCAAGGACCCGTCGTTCATCGCGCGCTTCCAGAAGGAAGCCGCGGCGCTCGCGGCCCTGAGCCACCCCCACGTCGTCGCCATCGTCGACAAGGGGAAGACGGACAGCACCTACTACCTGGTGATGGAGTTCGTGGACGGCCCGTCCCTGCGCGAGCTGATGCGCAGCCCTCAGCTGGACACGCCCCTGCTGCTGCGGCGGATGCTCGAGATCTGCCGCGCCATCGAGTACGCGCACGGCCGGGGCGTCATCCACCGCGACCTGAAGCCGGAGAACATCCTGCTGGATCAGCAGGCCGGCGGCATCGCGAAGGTGTCCGACTTCGGGCTGGCGTCCTTCCTGGACGACGCGACGGTGGCGTCGCGCTACGCGCTCACGTCCACGCACGTGTCCATGGGCACCATCTCGTACATGGCGCCCGAGCAGCGCGTGGACGCGAAGAGCGCGGACGCGCGCGCGGACATCTTCTCCCTGGGCGTCATCCTCTACGAGACCTTCGCGGGCGAGGTGCCCCTGGGCACCTTCGACCCGCCGTCGCGCAAGCGCCCGGGCCTGGACCCGCGCGTGGACGCCATCGTGATGCGGTGCCTCAAGCCGGATCCCGACGACCGCTACCCCTCCGTGAGCGCGCTCATCGCGGACCTGGAGCCGCTGGTCCCCGGCAGCCTCCTGTCCATGCCGCCCCTGCGGATGACGCGCATGCAGCGCGTGAAGCACGCGGTGCGGCGCGCGGCGCGCGTGGTGGCGCAGACGGCCGCGCTGCTGGTGGTGCTGGCCGCCCTGGGCGTGCTGGGCGTGGCGTGGCACCGCAGCGGGCAGGTGCACACGCAGGTGATGCCGGGCGCGGCCATCATGGGGAAGCTGGGCGCGGACGCGCCTCGCAACGGCCCCGGGCGGCTGGAGGACGTCACCCCGGACAAGCGGCGTGTGACCATGGGCGAAGGGCCGGACTCGCCGCAGTTCCTGGTGGCCGGCCGGCGACTCTCCTTCGAGAACAAGGCCCTGGTCTTCCCGCCCCGGGACGACTGGGCCGGGTCCGAGGACGACCGCTCCCAGTCCGAGAACAAGACGAACCTGCGCGTGGGCCGCGCCCGCGTGGACGTGATGGGGCTGGTGGGCGGCGTCGCGCGGCTGAGCGCGCGCGTGCGCGCCGAAGCGCCTCCGCCCACCTGGGTGCGCCGCCTGAAGGAAGTGCTGGAGGGTCCGCCGCCGGATCCGGTGGCCGCCATCCTCCTGACGGGCCGCGAGGGCCGCTTCGTGGCGCTCGTGCACCACGGCGCGGGCGCGCCGCTGGCCCTGGAGTGGGCGCTGGGCGAGCGCCGCGGCACCATGCTGGGCCTCCCGTCCCCAGCGGGGGAGGCGCGGCTGGAGCTGTTCGTCACGGAGGACGGCGTGATGCAGGCCTTCGTGGGGCAGGGCAAGGATCAGCGCCCCATCGCGGAGCCCCTGGACCTGGGCCCGGACTGGCAGGGCCAGTTCGGCGAGCCCCCCGCGCCGGCCGTCGGCTGCATCGAGGGCACCTGCAGCTTCGAGGGGTTCACCTACACGGTGGATCGGCCCGTCCCCGTGGCGGAGGCCCCGTCCACGCCCATGGTGGTGGCCCCGCAGCAGCAGCCCGCGCGCACGGTGGCGTCCAATACGGTCCCGGCGAAGGCGGTGGTCCCCAAGAAGGTGACGCCCCCGCCGCCCCCGCCCAAGCGCCAGCCAGTCAAGGCGGCCCCCGCCAAGTCCACGAAGCGCCGCTAG
- a CDS encoding GAF domain-containing protein: MVEAFTKVSEASRLLLDKGLCPATGSEALGMVARTLKVDRACIFENRTTNLAGRFLTDLRHAWAEPGVVSPLAHPVLRALALRDYAMAWTDMLEAGMVVSCASREAPPMMRELLERQGVQSVLMCPIVPAKQWWGFVAFEDCRQARVWRPEEVSLLKSLARAIGASVRHANMRTSLSQVRTNLTSVLRPVAGDT, encoded by the coding sequence ATGGTGGAAGCGTTCACGAAGGTGTCCGAAGCGTCGCGGTTGCTGCTGGACAAGGGTCTGTGCCCGGCCACGGGTTCCGAGGCCCTGGGCATGGTGGCCCGCACGCTGAAAGTGGATCGCGCCTGCATCTTCGAGAACCGCACCACGAACCTGGCGGGCCGCTTCCTCACGGACCTGCGCCACGCGTGGGCGGAGCCGGGCGTGGTGTCGCCGCTGGCGCACCCGGTGCTGCGGGCCCTGGCGCTGCGCGACTACGCCATGGCGTGGACGGACATGCTGGAGGCGGGGATGGTGGTGTCCTGCGCCTCCCGTGAAGCGCCGCCGATGATGCGCGAGCTGCTGGAGCGCCAGGGCGTCCAGTCCGTCCTGATGTGCCCCATCGTCCCGGCCAAGCAGTGGTGGGGGTTCGTGGCGTTCGAGGACTGCCGCCAGGCGCGCGTGTGGCGCCCGGAAGAGGTGTCGCTGCTCAAGTCGCTGGCGCGGGCGATTGGCGCGTCGGTGCGGCACGCGAACATGCGCACCTCGCTGTCCCAGGTGCGCACCAACCTCACCAGCGTGCTGCGCCCCGTCGCCGGGGATACCTGA